In a genomic window of Myxococcus fulvus:
- a CDS encoding sigma-54-dependent transcriptional regulator, giving the protein MTRTRILLVDDEPGVRLGMRGYLTAHGFDVDEAQSLAEAQEVFRTHRPDVAVVDYRLTDGTALELLPRLKEIDAAVPLVVLTGHGSIELAVQAVKEGAEQFLTKPVELAVLKVVLERLVAQRRERQRLRADLSRTARASVDPFLGQSVAIQNLRAEAERMQHSDSPVLVTGETGSGKSVLARWLHEGGPRADAPFVDLNCAALSRDLLDSELFGHEKGAFTGAVANKQGLLEVADRGTLFLDEIGDMDLTVQPKLLKVLEEKRFRRLGDVRDRRVDVRLIAATHQDLGTATREKRFRSDLYFRVSTLILHVPALRERPEDISVLARSFLAEMGTARGRGGVGLQPDAETALMRYAWPGNIRELRNVLERAVLLSGGGALSRGDLRFESSPDEPTAEDDLTLEELERRHIERVLRRENGHVERAAVRLGIPRSSLYERLKRLGINRSGFQKSDP; this is encoded by the coding sequence ATGACCCGTACCCGCATCCTCCTCGTGGACGACGAGCCCGGCGTCCGGCTCGGCATGAGGGGCTACCTCACCGCCCACGGCTTCGACGTGGACGAAGCCCAGAGCCTCGCCGAGGCCCAGGAGGTCTTCCGCACGCACCGCCCGGACGTGGCCGTGGTGGACTACCGCCTCACGGACGGCACCGCCCTGGAGCTGCTCCCGCGCCTCAAGGAGATCGACGCGGCCGTGCCCCTGGTCGTCCTCACCGGCCACGGCTCCATCGAACTGGCCGTGCAGGCCGTGAAGGAGGGCGCCGAGCAGTTCCTCACCAAGCCCGTGGAGCTCGCCGTCCTCAAGGTCGTGCTGGAGCGCCTGGTCGCCCAGCGCCGCGAGCGTCAGCGCCTGCGCGCGGACCTGTCGCGCACCGCGCGCGCCTCGGTGGACCCGTTCCTGGGCCAGAGCGTCGCCATCCAGAACCTGCGCGCCGAGGCCGAGCGCATGCAGCACAGCGACAGCCCCGTGCTCGTCACTGGCGAGACGGGCAGCGGCAAGAGCGTGCTCGCGCGCTGGCTGCACGAAGGCGGCCCCCGCGCCGACGCGCCCTTCGTCGACCTCAACTGCGCGGCCTTGTCGCGAGATTTGCTCGACTCGGAGCTGTTCGGTCACGAGAAGGGCGCCTTCACGGGCGCGGTGGCGAACAAGCAGGGCCTCTTGGAGGTCGCCGACCGGGGCACCCTCTTCCTCGACGAGATTGGCGACATGGACCTCACCGTCCAGCCCAAGCTCCTCAAGGTGCTGGAGGAGAAGCGCTTCCGGAGGCTGGGCGACGTGCGCGACAGGCGCGTCGACGTGCGCCTCATCGCCGCCACCCACCAGGACCTGGGCACCGCCACCCGCGAGAAGCGCTTCCGCAGCGATTTGTACTTCCGCGTCAGCACCCTCATCCTCCACGTGCCCGCCCTGCGCGAGCGCCCCGAGGACATCTCCGTGCTGGCCCGGAGCTTCCTCGCGGAGATGGGCACGGCGCGCGGACGCGGCGGCGTGGGCCTCCAGCCGGACGCCGAGACGGCCCTCATGCGCTACGCCTGGCCCGGCAACATCCGCGAGCTGCGCAACGTCCTGGAGCGCGCCGTGCTGCTCTCCGGCGGCGGCGCCCTATCCCGCGGCGACTTGCGCTTCGAGTCCTCCCCCGACGAGCCCACCGCCGAGGACGACCTCACCCTGGAGGAGCTGGAGCGCCGCCACATCGAGCGCGTGCTTCGCCGGGAGAACGGCCACGTCGAGCGCGCCGCCGTCCGACTGGGCATCCCCCGCTCCTCCCTCTACGAGCGCCTCAAGCGTTTGGGAATCAACAGATCTGGATTCCAGAAATCGGATCCGTGA
- a CDS encoding response regulator, producing the protein MSQNLLIVDDESTLCWVLGQFFSGAGYRVDSAQALDEALGLMTTGRYDLVISDLRLSGTQSEEGLVLADFVRRFTPDTRVVLLTAFASPELTARARELGVDLVLPKPQPLPSLAQHVSQLLAAR; encoded by the coding sequence GTGTCTCAGAACCTCCTCATCGTCGATGACGAATCCACCCTGTGCTGGGTGTTGGGGCAGTTCTTCTCGGGGGCGGGCTACCGCGTGGACTCGGCGCAGGCGCTCGATGAGGCGCTGGGGCTGATGACGACGGGCCGCTACGACCTGGTCATCAGCGACTTGCGGCTGAGCGGCACGCAGTCCGAGGAGGGGCTGGTGCTGGCGGACTTCGTGCGCCGCTTCACCCCGGACACCCGCGTGGTGCTGCTCACGGCCTTCGCGTCTCCGGAGCTGACGGCCCGGGCCCGTGAGCTCGGCGTCGACCTGGTCTTGCCCAAGCCGCAACCCCTGCCTTCCCTGGCCCAGCACGTGTCGCAATTGTTGGCGGCACGTTGA